The genomic window CCACTCGACCACGGTCACCGCCTCGTCCACCGAGGCGTCCAGGTCGAGGTCGTCGATCTCGGCGCGCGGGTCCGCCGACTCCCCCAGCCGGTACGCGTCGGCGTGCACGAGGGTCACCGTGCCGCCCCGGGCCGGGTCCGGCCGGTGCACCCGGGCGATCACGAAGGTCGGCGAGGTGATGTCGCCGCGCACTCCGAGGCCGACGCCGATGCCCTGGGTGAGCGCGGTCTTGCCCGCGCCGAGCGGCCCGCTGAGCAGCAGCAGGTCACCGGCGCGCAGCACGCCGGCCAGCCTCCGGCCGAACTCGTGGGTGTCGGCCACCGTCGGCAGCGTGACGACGACCGTCACAACCCCTCCAGAAAGCCTGCCAGGGCGGCGTTGACCTCGTCGGCGTGCTCCAGCATCACCACGTGCCCGCTGTCGTGGATCTTCACGAACTCCGCGTGCGGCAGCCGCCGGACGATCTCCTCCGAGTGGTTCACCGGAGTGATCATGTCCTTGTCCCCGACGATCACCAGCACCGGCGTGCCGGCCAGCGCGGCCAGCGCCGGGAACCGGGAGTGGGTGGCCAGGGTCCGCAGGTAGCGAGTCACCGTCTCGGCCGAGGTCCGCGAGTTCATCGTCTCCACGTACGAGACCAGGGCCGGGCTGGGCTTCGGGGTGCCGAAGCCGTACCGGCGGGTCAGCAGCCAGGCGACGTTGGTGGTGGACTTCCGGGCCTTGTCGATCACCGAACCGCCGTACCGGGTGGCGTTGCTCATCATGTAGAGCACCGGAGCACCGACCCGGCCGAGCAGCGCGGGCGCCACCAGCTTCGTCTCCGCGAGCAGGCCGCCCGAGGTGGCCATCAGCACCGTGCCGACCACCCGGTCGCCGAACATCTCCGGGTACAGCTCGGCCAGCGCCATGATGGTCATCCCGCCCATCGAGTGGCCGACCAGCACCAGCGGCCCCTCCGGCGTGGTCTCGTCGATCACCCGGCGCAGCGTCCGGCCCAGCGCGGCCAGGTCGTACTCCCCGCTCTCCAGCCGGCCCGACCGGCCGTGCCCCGGCTGGTCGTACGCGACGATCCGGTGGTCGCCCTGCGCGGCGAGCATCTTCCGCTGGAAGTGGAAGGTCCCCATGTCCAGGCAGAAGCCGTGCACCAGCACCACGGTGGGGTGCCCGGCGACCGGGCGGGTCGGCTCGACCACCTCGACGTGGATGTCCGTGCCGTCCGGCATCTCGAACCGGTACGACTCGTCGTACCGCTGCTCGCCGAAGACCTCGTGCGCGTACGGATCGGCGGGGTCGCCCTTGAGCCGGCGGACCAGGACCCGCTCGCTCACCACGCCCGCGGCGAGCCCGGCGGCGGCCACGCCGACGGCGGCGCCGACCACGCCGGCGACCTTGCCGGCCGCGGTCCGGGGCCGGGGAATGCGGAAGCGCTGACTCACGGTGCTACCTCGGCTCGCGACTGCGGGGCTCGCAACCCCGGCTCGCTCCTCGCGCTCACGGTGCTACCTCGGCTCGCGACTGCGGGGCTCGCAACCCCGGCTCGCTCCTCGCGCTCACGGTGCTACCTCGGCTCGCGACTGCGGGGCTCGCAACCCCGGCTCGCTCCTCGCGCTCACGGTGCTACCTCGGCTCGCGACTGCGGGGCTCGCAACCCCGGCTCGCTCCTCGCGCTCACGGGCGCTCGCCGTCGTAGACGCGGGGCACCCGGACCCCGCCGAACCGGGTCACGATCTCGTAGTTGATGGTGCCGACCGCCTCGGCCCAGTCGTCGGCGGTGGGCTCGCCGTCCGCGCCGCTGCCGAAGAGGGTCGCCACGTCACCGGGGGCGATCTCGTCGTCGCCGCAGTCCAGCACGATCTGATCCATGCAGACCCGGCCGGAGATGGTCCGCCGCTTGCCGCCGAGCTGCACCGGGCCGGTGTTGGAGGCGTGCCGGGGCACCCCGTCGGCGTAGCCGAGCGGCACCACGGCCAGGTTGGCCTCCCGCTCGGTGAGGTAGGTGTGGCCGTACGAGACGCCGGTGCCGGCCGGCACCCGCTTGGTCAGCATCACCCGGGCCCGGGCGGTCATCGCCG from Micromonospora kangleipakensis includes these protein-coding regions:
- the tsaE gene encoding tRNA (adenosine(37)-N6)-threonylcarbamoyltransferase complex ATPase subunit type 1 TsaE — encoded protein: MTVVVTLPTVADTHEFGRRLAGVLRAGDLLLLSGPLGAGKTALTQGIGVGLGVRGDITSPTFVIARVHRPDPARGGTVTLVHADAYRLGESADPRAEIDDLDLDASVDEAVTVVEWGEGMVEQLVDAHLRVRIDRREDDTRVVTLEPLGGDWAKRLATLD
- a CDS encoding alpha/beta fold hydrolase → MSQRFRIPRPRTAAGKVAGVVGAAVGVAAAGLAAGVVSERVLVRRLKGDPADPYAHEVFGEQRYDESYRFEMPDGTDIHVEVVEPTRPVAGHPTVVLVHGFCLDMGTFHFQRKMLAAQGDHRIVAYDQPGHGRSGRLESGEYDLAALGRTLRRVIDETTPEGPLVLVGHSMGGMTIMALAELYPEMFGDRVVGTVLMATSGGLLAETKLVAPALLGRVGAPVLYMMSNATRYGGSVIDKARKSTTNVAWLLTRRYGFGTPKPSPALVSYVETMNSRTSAETVTRYLRTLATHSRFPALAALAGTPVLVIVGDKDMITPVNHSEEIVRRLPHAEFVKIHDSGHVVMLEHADEVNAALAGFLEGL